The proteins below are encoded in one region of Paramisgurnus dabryanus chromosome 2, PD_genome_1.1, whole genome shotgun sequence:
- the LOC135731533 gene encoding E3 ubiquitin-protein ligase TRIM39-like isoform X2 codes for MATDISLQLQCCKNLAKDCLEALQQIADLNLFHSKSAEIPCNICEESQTYRAVKSCLTCLLSYCEHHLKPHQSMERLKGHKLVNPVERWDERVCSVHCRPLDLYSTRDERCICALCVKPGVNVIPVETERKTREVNRQNTVKRLESMISQREKKLEDLQNTVSKNQAEINREQTAIREVFSAVMVAVRRAEEELHAPLEDGRRSLDEEMEVKAQQFHKDIQKYTEIIDRLNQTKNEEDDIIFLRSNPSVPAEFRDDLRVSIDTELNFGSKRKITTSVLTSIRTQLENLCSFEIRRIQKFLVDVTLDEKTAHPALEVSQDGKTVRGKANANDIPGAPKQSDLVDGILGNLQIKSGKAFWVVEVGQQTGWELGVVKENANRTGKVFCKPSEGYWVIVFCGPNTYGAFEEKPVQLHLSTKPKNVGVFVDYESDLISFYNMNDLSHIYTFTQCRFNGTIRSYFNPHPNKNVKNADPMIVSSVNSTDINM; via the exons ATGGCTACAGATATCTCCCTCCAACTTCAGTGCTGTAAAAACCTGGCTAAAGACTGCCTTGAGGCTCTTCAGCAGATAGCCGACCTGAATCTCTTCCATAGTAAAAGTGCTGAGATCCCTTGCAACATATGTGAGGAAAGCCAGACCTACAGAGCTGTGAAGTCCTGCTTGACCTGTTTACTCTCATACTGTGAGCATCATCTGAAGCCGCATCAGTCTATGGAGAGGCTGAAGGGTCATAAACTGGTAAATCCAGTGGAGAGATGGGATGAGAGAGTGTGCAGTGTCCACTGCAGACCCCTGGATCTCTACTCTACTCGAGACGAACGCTGCATCTGTGCCTTATGTGTGAAACCTGGTGTAAATGTCATACCTGtggagacagagagaaagaccaGAGAG GTCAACCGGCAAAATACTGTTAAAAGGTTGGAAAGTATGATCAGTCAGAGAGAAAAGAAACTTGAGGACCTTCAAAACACAGTGTCAAAAAATCAG GCTGAGATAAACAGAGAGCAGACAGCGATAAGGGAGGTGTTTTCTGCAGTGATGGTTGCTGTGAGGAGAGCTGAGGAGGAGCTGCATGCTCCTCTAGAGGATGGAAGAAGGAGTCTGGATGAGGAGATGGAAGTGAAGGCGCAGCAGTTTCACAAGGACATCCAAAAGTATACAGAAATCATTGACCGTTTGAATCAAACTAAGAATGAAGAAGACGACATCATCTTTCTCCGG tcGAATCCATCTGTGCCTGCTGAATTCAGAGATGATCTGAGAGTTTCTATTGACACTGAACTAAACTTTGGCTCCAAGAGAAAAATAACCACATCTGTTTTGACTTCTATTAGGACTCAGCTGGAGAATCTTTGCTCTTTCG AAATTAGAAGAATTCAGAAGTTTTTAG TGGATGTGACTCTGGATGAAAAAACTGCACATCCAGCTCTGGAAGTGTCTCAAGATGGCAAAACTGTAAGAGGCAAAGCAAACGCTAATGACATCCCAGGTGCCCCCAAGCAATCCGATCTGGTTGATGGAATTCTGGGAAATCTTCAGATCAAGTCTGGAAAAGCATTTTGGGTAGTGGAGGTGGGACAGCAAACAGGCTGGGAACTGGGTGTAGTGAAAGAAAATGCAAACAGGACAGGAAAAGTCTTCTGCAAACCCAGTGAAGGTTATTGGGTCATTGTGTTCTGTGGTCCAAACACGTATGGAGCTTTTGAAGAAAAACCCGTTCAGCTGCATCTCTCCACCAAACCTAAGAATGTGGGAGTGTTTGTCGACTATGAGAGCGATCTCATCTCCTTCTATAATATGAATGATCTGTCACACATTTACACATTCACTCAGTGTAGATTCAATGGAACGATCCGTTCGTATTTTAACCCTCACcctaacaaaaatgtaaaaaatgcagaTCCAATGATCGTTTCTTCTGTTAATTCAACTGATATTAATATGTGA